In the Solanum pennellii chromosome 5, SPENNV200 genome, one interval contains:
- the LOC107019361 gene encoding uncharacterized protein LOC107019361, giving the protein MKIWNRAAVAKLCWDLANKDDKLWIKWIHAYYIKGQREWNMSNHASWMVKKVMNAKVIVDQVQQVKNKGKGVLRHIYYHMKGVQQRPAWTCLMLSNAARPKAYITMWIMMNQILATVDRLTHWGIVVDKVCVLCKNTEENIEHLFLQCQFARKLWERLLEWIDQQVTVPLSMGAVSAMVYSTWEGEELNSTNVQDSFD; this is encoded by the coding sequence ATGAAAATATGGAACAGAGCTGCAGTAGCTAAATTATGTTGGGATTTAGCTAACAAAGACGACAAATTGTGGATCAAATGGATACATGCATATTATATAAAGGGGCAGAGGGAATGGAATATGAGCAACCATGCAAGCTGGATGGTAAAGAAAGTAATGAATGCAAAGGTAATAGTTGATCAAGTTCAGCAAGTTAAAAACAAAGGGAAAGGGGTACTCAGGCATATATACTACCACATGAAAGGAGTGCAACAAAGGCCAGCATGGACATGTCTTATGTTAAGCAATGCAGCTAGACCTAAAGCTTATATCACAATGTGGATTATGATGAATCAAATTCTAGCAACAGTTGACAGATTAACTCATTGGGGAATTGTAGTAGATAAGGTCTGTGTGCTATGCAAGAATACTGAAGAGAATATAGAGCATTTGTTTTTACAATGTCAGTTTGCTAGGAAGCTGTGGGAGAGATTATTAGAATGGATAGATCAACAAGTTACTGTTCCATTGTCAATGGGAGCAGTTTCTGCAATGGTGTACTCAACATGGGAAGGGGAAGAGCTCAACAGCACAAATGTTCAAGACAGTTTTGACTGA
- the LOC114077146 gene encoding probable serine/threonine-protein kinase clkA: NNNNNNNNNNNNNNNNNNNNNNINNNNNNKDNNNDHNNDNNNNNNNNDNDNDNNNNDNNNDNDNDDDKNNNNNDNNNNNKNSNNNNNNNNNSNSTVSSSSSNNNNNNNNNNNNSTSTNNSKTNNNNNNNNNNDNNNDNNNNDNNNDNNNNNNNNNNINNTKNNNNDNNNNNNNNNSNNNNNNNNNNNNNNNNNNNNINNNNNNNNNNNNINNINNNNNNDNNNNNNSNKNYNKNNNKNNNNKNNNNDNDNNNNNSNNNNNNNNNNNNSNSTNNNNNNHNNNSNNNNSNSTNNSNNNNNNNNNSNNSNHSHNNNYNNNNNNNNNRNNNNNRNNSNNNSNNNNYYNNKNNNNNHHNKNNNNNNKNNNNNNNNNKKNNNINNNDNNNNNNDNNNDINNNNDNDNNNDNNNDNDSNNDDNNNNNTNINNNDNNND, translated from the exons aacaataataataataataataataataataataataataataataataataacaataataataatattaataataataataataataaagataataataatgatcataataatgataataataataataataataataatgataatgataatgataataataataatgataataataatgataatgataatgatgatgataaaaataataataataatgataataataataataataaaaatagtaataataataataataataataataatagtaatagtactgttagtagtagtagtagtaataataataataataataataataataataataatagtactagtactaataatagtaaaactaataataataataataataataataataatgataataataatgataataataataatgataataataatgacaataataataataataataataataataatattaataatactaaaaataat aataatgataataataataacaataacaataacaatagtaataataataacaataataataataataacaataacaataataataataataacaataatataaataataataacaataacaataataataacaataatattaataatatcaataacaataataataatgataataataataataataatagcaataaaaattataataagaataataataaaaataataataataaaaataataataatgataatgataataataataacaatagtaataataataataataataataataataataataatagtaatagtactaataataataataataatcataataataatagtaataataataatagtaatagtacaaataatagtaataataataataataataataataatagtaataatagtaatcatagtcataataataattataataataataataataataataataatcgtaataataataataatcgtaataatagtaataataatagtaataataataattattataataataaaaataataataataatcatcataataaaaataataacaataacaataagaataacaataataataataataataataagaagaacaataatattaataataatgataataataataataataatgataataataatgatattaataataataatgataatgataataataatgataataataatgataatgatagtaataatgatgataataataataataatactaatattaataataatgataataataatgat